From the Lolium rigidum isolate FL_2022 chromosome 2, APGP_CSIRO_Lrig_0.1, whole genome shotgun sequence genome, one window contains:
- the LOC124687809 gene encoding GDSL esterase/lipase At1g28580-like produces MALVLGRRLLMALLLAGACAAERHASPPEAMVYRITAIYNFGDSISDTGNLLRQGNTGLLNYTTEPPYGITIGHATGRCSDGYLMIDFLARDLGLPLLNPYLDRGADFTHGVNFAVGGATALSTVTLARRGITIPHTNSSLEVQIRWFKEFMSSTTNHPREIREQLARSLVMLGEIGGNDYNYVFLLPRRTNGRYDRISNATRMAESMALALALVPQVVQSITDAAKEVLGMGATRLVIPGNFPIGCMPSYLSSATSASSYDAYGCLVSFNLLARAHNARLLRAVGELRRSYPRATVAYADYFAAYLEILGDAPRLGFEAPRRACCGAGGSYNYVSGRLCGAPGTTVCADPGGRVSWDGIHMTQHAYGVMAELLYREGLACPVPVKLPRQKDCPPRQ; encoded by the exons ATGGCTCTTGTTCTAGGGCGCCGCCTGCTCATGGCGTTGCTCCTCGCGGGCGCCTGCGCTGCGGAGCGGCATGCCTCGCCGCCGGAGGCGATGGTGTACCGCATTACGGCCATCTACAACTTCGGGGACTCCATCTCGGACACGGGGAATCTCCTCCGCCAAGGCAACACCGGGCTGCTGAACTACACCACGGAACCTCCTTATGGCATCACCATCGGCCACGCCACCGGCCGTTGTTCCGACGGCTACCTCATGATCGACTTCCTTG CAAGAGATCTTGGCCTCCCGCTGCTCAACCCATACCTCGACAGGGGGGCGGACTTCACGCACGGCGTCAACTTCGCggtcggcggcgccaccgccctCAGCACGGTGACTCTCGCCAGGAGGGGCATTACCATCCCACACACCAATAGCTCCCTTGAAGTCCAGATCAGATGGTTCAAGGAGTTCATGAGCTCAACCACGAACCACCCTCGAG AGATACGTGAACAGCTAGCGAGGTCACTGGTTATGCTGGGGGAGATCGGTGGAAATGACTACAACTACGTCTTCCTCCTGCCCCGGCGGACTAACGGTCGATATGACCGGATCAGCAATGCCACCCGCATGGCGGAGAGCATGGCACTTGCTCTCGCACTTGTACCTCAAGTTGTGCAATCCATAACAGACGCAGCCAAG GAGGTGCTCGGCATGGGCGCCACGAGACTGGTCATCCCGGGCAACTTCCCCATCGGGTGCATGCCCAGCTACCTGAGCTCGGCGACCTCCGCGTCATCGTACGACGCCTACGGCTGCCTCGTCTCCTTCAACCTCCTGGCGCGCGCGCACAACGCGCGCCTGCTGCGCGCCGTCGGGGAGCTGCGGCGGTCGTACCCGCGCGCGACGGTGGCCTACGCGGACTACTTCGCCGCCTACCTCGAGATCCTCGGCGACGCGCCGCGGCTCGGCTTCGAGGCCCCGCGGAGGGCCTGCTGCGGCGCGGGCGGCTCGTACAACTACGTGAGCGGGAGGCTGTGCGGCGCGCCGGGGACGACGGTGTGCGCGGACCCGGGCGGGCGTGTCAGCTGGGACGGCATCCACATGACGCAGCACGCTTACGGCGTCATGGCAGAGCTGCTGTACCGCGAAGGGCTGGCCTGCCCGGTTCCGGTGAAGCTCCCGCGCCAGAAGGATTGCCCGCCCCGCCAGTGA